The Vicia villosa cultivar HV-30 ecotype Madison, WI linkage group LG1, Vvil1.0, whole genome shotgun sequence genome includes a region encoding these proteins:
- the LOC131645028 gene encoding multiple organellar RNA editing factor 9, chloroplastic-like, with translation MALSQTRSPFLNFVNPFPMATLSSFTISSKTLTLTLPNHPKTSSLNFNDLSIRTKIRTRNPIQIRAAVNEDFLSNKGGSKEQKETIMLPGCDYNHWLIVMEFPKDPKPSREQMIDTYLQTLSTVLGSMEEAKKNLYAFSTTTYTGFQCTVDEETSEKFKGLPGVLWVLPDSYIDVRNKDYGGDKYINGEIIPCKYPTYQPKRSGGSKSDGGRRYERRRDGPPPAGRQKPRQEAAASDSSST, from the exons ATGGCATTGTCACAAACTCGTTCTCCATTTCTCAACTTCGTTAACCCATTTCCAATGGCAACACTTTCTTCCTTCACcatctcctccaaaaccctaaccctaaccctACCTAACCACCCCAAAACCTCATCTCTCAATTTCAACGACCTCTCCATCCGTACCAAAATCCGTACCCGGAACCCTATCCAGATTCGCGCGGCGGTCAATGAagattttctctccaacaaaggcGGAAGCAAAGAGCAGAAGGAAACGATTATGCTTCCCGGTTGTGACTACAACCATTGGCTCATTGTAATGGAGTTTCCTAAAGACCCTAAACCCTCTCGGGAACAGATGATTGATACTTACCTTCAAACTCTTTCTACTGTCTTGGGAAG CATGGaagaagcaaagaagaacttgTATGCCTTTAGCACCACAACTTACACTGGATTTCAATGCACTGTTGATGAAGAAACCTCCGAGAAATTCAAGG GTTTGCCTGGCGTTCTCTGGGTCCTGCCAGACTCATACATAGATGTTAGAAATAAAGACTATGGAG GTGACAAGTACATAAACGGGGAAATCATTCCTTGTAAGTACCCTACTTATCAACCAAAACGTAGTGGTGGATCAAAGAGTGATGGTGGTAGAAGGTATGAAAGACGGAGGGATGGTCCTCCTCCTGCTGGGCGTCAAAAGCCAAGACAGGAGGCAGCTGCTTCAGATTCATCCTCTACTTGA
- the LOC131645027 gene encoding uncharacterized protein LOC131645027 encodes MAYYNSSYSGSDYGEYNFNSYSVNYDYDYDQVSSLMTYNSYDYNQPNHGYDSSSYFSYPSYSDHSYNNNHQTIAYSTTSFSDPKYLVYDPNYGMTQLVLSYSTLEFNEPGFDEYDPTPYGGGYDIVETYGKPQPPSDKICYPKVVQAPNQPPIPTPIPVLAPNPTPTPVPVLVPVPLEDAKIEEKVIKPQNETIDQIAVEKPKLEDSTIKETTEAYEDEKAEDSDYSEENDAEDEDDDDDDDINSGSNYEKEVTPPQYYPSGYGLETLDICESLFGHWPCLAKMKRENCCNGSIHRENHCQENMWKGTADYLFGTPYPYGGRRDDDYGGEFVYGYERH; translated from the coding sequence ATGGCCTACTACAACTCTTCATATTCTGGATCTGATTATGGTGAGTACAATTTCAACTCTTATTCTGTCaattatgattatgattatgatcAAGTTTCATCTTTAATGACTTACAATAGCTATGATTACAATCAACCAAATCATGGGTATGATTCAAGTTCATATTTTTCTTATCCTAGTTATTCAGATCATAGTTATAATAATAACCACCAAACCATAGCATATTCCACCACAAGTTTTAGTGACCCTAAATATCTTGTGTATGATCCCAATTATGGTATGACTCAGCTTGTTCTCTCTTATTCTACCTTGGAATTCAATGAACCTGGTTTTGATGAATATGATCCAACTCCTTATGGTGGTGGCTATGACATTGTTGAAACCTATGGCAAGCCTCAACCACCTTCGGATAAGATCTGCTATCCGAAGGTGGTTCAGGCTCCAAATCAACCTCCAATTCCAACTCCAATTCCGGTTCTGGCTCCAAATCCAACTCCAACTCCGGTTCCAGTTTTGGTTCCGGTCCCTTTGGAGGATGCGAAAATTGAAGAGAAAGTAATCAAACCACAAAATGAAACCATAGATCAAATTGCTGTAGAAAAGCCAAAGTTAGAAGATAGTACTATAAAGGAAACTACCGAGGCTTATGAAGACGAAAAAGCCGAAGATAGTGATTATAGTGAGGAAAATGATGCTGAAGATGAAGATGACGACGACGACGATGATATCAATTCGGGGTCTAATTACGAGAAGGAAGTGACTCCTCCTCAATATTATCCAAGTGGATATGGTTTAGAAACTTTAGATATATGTGAGAGTTTGTTTGGTCATTGGCCTTGCCTGGCAAAAATGAAGAGAGAAAACTGTTGTAATGGATCAATTCATAGAGAGAACCATTGTCAAGAGAATATGTGGAAAGGAACTGCAGATTATCTGTTTGGGACTCCATATCCATATGGTGGGAGAAGAGATGATGATTATGGAGGAGAGTTTGTGTATGGTTATGAAAGGCATTGA
- the LOC131624462 gene encoding uncharacterized protein LOC131624462 produces MAFRIRIFVFVVVFVFHLIDGYSSSSSIQEVLRSHGLPAGLFPESVKSYNLDQNGVLEVKLDSPCIVKYENRVFFETVVRANLSFGQLKDLEGLSQEELFLWLPVKDIIVDDPSSGLILIDIGIAYKQLSLSLFEDPPVCRSQGFSVEMVGRKRIGFEDQR; encoded by the exons ATGgcattcagaatcagaatctttgttttcgttgttgtttttgtttttcatttgatagatggttattcttcttcttcttcaattcaaGAGGTTCTCCGGAGCCATGGTTTACCGGCGGGGCTATTTCCGGAGAGTGTGAAGTCTTATAATTTGGATCAAAATGGTGTTTTGGAAGTGAAGTTGGATAGTCCTTGTATTGTGAAGTATGAGAATAGAGTGTTTTTCGAAACGGTTGTTCGGGCTAATCTTAGTTTTGGTCAGCTTAAAGATTTGGAAGGTCTTTCTCAAGAAGAGCTTTTTCTTTGGTTGCCGGTGAAGGATATCATTGTGGATGATCCTTCATCGGGGCTCATTCTTATtgatattggtattgcttataagcaactttctctttctctcttcgaAGATCCACCCGTTTGTAGATCCCAAG GGTTTTCAGTGGAGATGGTTGGAAggaagagaattggatttgaaGATCAAAGATAA